A single genomic interval of Mucilaginibacter robiniae harbors:
- the folE gene encoding GTP cyclohydrolase I FolE produces the protein MDNDNNIPDRDEGINGYHKIDRYNPDLIQSLSTHYKDVLEQIGEDPNREGLLKTPERVAKALLYLTHGYDLNAKEILTSAMFKEDYSQMVVVKDIEVYSMCEHHMLPFFGKAHVAYIPNGYVVGLSKIPRIVDVFARRLQVQERLTNEIRDCIQETLQPLGVGVVIECRHLCMSMRGVQKQNSVTTTSAFTGEFLKEKTRTEFLNLISSKLS, from the coding sequence ATGGACAACGATAACAACATTCCCGACCGGGACGAAGGTATAAACGGCTACCACAAAATAGACCGTTATAACCCGGACCTGATTCAAAGCTTATCCACCCACTATAAAGATGTGCTGGAACAAATAGGCGAAGACCCTAACCGCGAAGGCCTGCTGAAAACGCCTGAACGAGTGGCTAAGGCATTGCTTTACCTTACGCATGGTTATGATTTAAACGCTAAAGAAATCTTGACCTCGGCTATGTTTAAAGAAGATTATAGCCAAATGGTAGTGGTGAAAGATATTGAGGTGTACTCGATGTGCGAGCACCACATGCTGCCTTTTTTCGGTAAAGCCCATGTAGCCTACATACCTAATGGTTATGTAGTGGGTTTAAGCAAGATCCCCCGCATTGTGGATGTGTTTGCCCGCCGCTTGCAGGTACAGGAACGCCTGACTAATGAGATACGCGACTGCATACAGGAAACCCTGCAGCCTTTAGGTGTGGGCGTAGTTATTGAATGTCGCCATTTGTGCATGAGTATGCGCGGTGTGCAAAAGCAAAATTCAGTAACCACTACATCGGCCTTTACCGGCGAGTTTTTGAAAGAAAAAACCAGAACAGAGTTTTTAAATTTGATAAGCTCGAAACTGTCATAG
- a CDS encoding 6-pyruvoyl trahydropterin synthase family protein, producing the protein MIYITRREHFNAAHRMYREEWSAEKNVEVFGKCANPNWHGHNYNLFVTVKGEISYETGYLIDLKDLKKIINERVIEKLDHSNLNMDVDFMKGKMASTEILCIEIFNQLKGPIEAYEGVFLHSVKLAETENNSAEYFGN; encoded by the coding sequence ATGATATATATTACGCGCAGAGAGCATTTTAATGCCGCACACCGCATGTATCGCGAAGAGTGGAGCGCAGAAAAAAACGTAGAAGTATTTGGTAAATGCGCTAACCCGAACTGGCACGGACATAACTATAATTTGTTTGTAACAGTAAAAGGTGAAATCAGTTATGAAACCGGGTATTTGATTGACCTGAAAGATCTGAAAAAAATCATTAACGAGCGCGTTATAGAAAAGCTGGACCATAGTAACCTGAATATGGATGTTGATTTCATGAAAGGCAAAATGGCATCAACCGAAATTTTGTGTATCGAGATATTTAATCAGCTGAAAGGGCCTATTGAAGCGTACGAGGGTGTATTTTTACATTCCGTTAAATTAGCAGAAACTGAAAATAATTCTGCCGAATACTTCGGCAACTAA
- the mqnB gene encoding futalosine hydrolase: MKILVVAATRPEIEPLMSGSKERGAETPSIDGNGQKTNQAISDSFSTTTDFLITGVGMVATAFALGRQLASHSYDLAINLGIAGSFDRDIALGEVVEITHDNFAELGAEDDENFLTLDSMGFGQTAYTTTTRLNDYYREPTVRQVFAITVNTVHGNEQSIAKMQQRINPQLESMEGAAFFYACAQAGVPALQIRAVSNYVEKRNREAWKIGLAVKNLNTFAGDLLRVVSSR; the protein is encoded by the coding sequence ATGAAAATACTGGTAGTAGCTGCCACCCGGCCCGAGATTGAACCTTTAATGAGTGGAAGTAAAGAGCGCGGAGCGGAGACCCCAAGCATAGATGGCAATGGACAAAAGACTAATCAAGCAATTTCTGATTCGTTTTCTACGACTACCGACTTCCTCATTACTGGTGTAGGTATGGTGGCTACAGCTTTCGCATTGGGGCGGCAGTTGGCTTCACACTCTTACGATTTGGCTATTAACTTAGGGATAGCCGGTAGTTTCGATCGTGATATTGCCTTAGGAGAGGTGGTGGAAATTACGCACGATAACTTTGCAGAGCTGGGTGCTGAAGATGACGAAAACTTCTTGACTTTGGATAGCATGGGCTTTGGACAAACAGCTTATACCACAACTACCCGGTTGAATGATTATTACAGGGAGCCAACCGTCCGGCAGGTATTTGCTATTACCGTAAATACAGTACATGGTAATGAACAATCTATAGCTAAAATGCAGCAGCGCATTAACCCGCAGTTGGAAAGCATGGAAGGGGCTGCCTTTTTCTATGCCTGTGCACAAGCTGGTGTACCTGCTTTACAAATCAGGGCTGTGTCAAATTACGTAGAAAAACGTAACCGCGAAGCTTGGAAAATAGGTTTAGCCGTTAAAAATCTGAATACCTTTGCTGGCGATTTGTTGCGAGTGGTTAGCAGCCGGTAG
- a CDS encoding menaquinone biosynthesis family protein: MKLTLGFSPCPNDTFIFDALIHHKIDTEGLDFEVFYDDVETLNQKAFRGELDITKLSYHAFAYVANQYVLLDAGSALGFGVGPLLICKRNPDELQTQLEIQNSQLRIGIPGKYTTANFLLSLAFPEAMNKQEIVFSEIEDALLEAKIDIGLIIHENRFTYQDKGLHKIIDLGDYWEKRTGCAIPLGGIVANRRLPEEVQLKINRVLRRSVEFAFANPKSGLEFIRSHAQEMSEEVMYKHIDLYVNQYSLDLGTEGRKAIQLMFDTAKEKGIIPEIQEELFLTPLVV; this comes from the coding sequence ATGAAATTAACGCTCGGCTTTTCGCCATGCCCTAATGATACTTTTATTTTTGATGCGCTCATTCATCATAAAATTGATACCGAAGGCTTGGACTTTGAAGTGTTTTACGATGATGTGGAAACGCTCAACCAAAAAGCTTTCCGTGGCGAATTGGATATAACTAAATTAAGCTATCATGCTTTCGCTTATGTAGCTAACCAGTATGTATTGCTGGATGCCGGTAGCGCTTTGGGCTTTGGTGTTGGACCATTGCTAATATGTAAGCGTAACCCTGATGAATTACAAACCCAACTTGAAATTCAAAATTCGCAACTTAGAATCGGTATTCCTGGTAAATACACCACTGCTAATTTTTTATTGAGTCTGGCTTTTCCGGAAGCTATGAACAAACAGGAAATTGTATTTTCGGAAATTGAAGATGCTTTGCTGGAAGCGAAGATTGATATCGGGCTGATTATTCACGAAAACCGGTTTACCTACCAGGATAAAGGTTTGCACAAAATTATTGACCTGGGCGATTACTGGGAAAAACGTACAGGTTGTGCCATACCGTTAGGAGGTATCGTCGCCAATCGTCGTTTACCGGAGGAAGTACAATTAAAAATCAACCGCGTGTTGCGCCGTTCGGTAGAGTTCGCTTTTGCCAATCCGAAGTCTGGACTAGAGTTTATTCGTTCGCACGCCCAGGAAATGAGCGAAGAGGTGATGTACAAACACATTGATTTGTATGTAAACCAGTATTCGCTTGATTTAGGCACCGAAGGCCGTAAAGCTATTCAGCTGATGTTTGACACCGCCAAAGAAAAAGGCATTATTCCTGAAATTCAGGAAGAGTTGTTTTTAACACCTTTGGTAGTGTAG
- the lnt gene encoding apolipoprotein N-acyltransferase: protein MRKNLLLAIFSGLLLWIAWPPTAYTSFLLFVGLVPMLMAIENIIQSPVKQKGRLIFATSFIGFFAWNSLSIYWVYNALKEVGNLIAIPIALIPYSLGPLLMASACWLYYRFRLATSRGIGLIGLVCFWMTYEYLHQSWDLAFPWMTLGNGFAVSHKWIQWYEYTGVYGGTIWIWAINILLFLLYTSLREAQPKAYRQKLVTAFVLVLVLPLGFSLYRYYSFQEQPDPSNVVVVQPNVNPNAKFGTPNQLEIDTLTHLSDSLAQPNTEYFIWPETALAEDIDEDQMRTNSAYAQVKHFLGRYKNGNVITGVSSSKTYEDQRTITASTMPGGLFKDYYNAAVNIENSENIQFYHKSKLVPGAEMIPFSSLSFLRPAFEHLGGAAGSFGSQKDVGVFYSQSGIGADPVICYESIWGDWVARSVRKGAQFIAIITNDGWWENTAGKDQHLAYAKLRAIENRRWICRSANTGISAFINERGDIVQHSAWWVRTALKQDINLNSDFTFYTLHGDYLPKIAMWLSLLGAIWIVYKRVRR, encoded by the coding sequence ATGAGAAAAAATCTTCTCCTCGCTATATTTTCAGGTCTTTTGTTGTGGATAGCCTGGCCCCCTACTGCTTATACTAGCTTTTTATTATTTGTTGGTTTGGTGCCGATGCTTATGGCTATCGAAAATATCATTCAATCTCCTGTTAAGCAAAAAGGCCGGCTCATATTCGCTACTAGTTTTATTGGCTTCTTTGCGTGGAATAGCCTATCTATTTACTGGGTGTACAATGCGTTGAAAGAAGTAGGCAATTTAATAGCTATTCCAATAGCCCTAATCCCTTACTCGTTAGGGCCGCTGTTGATGGCTTCAGCTTGCTGGTTGTATTACAGATTCAGGCTGGCAACATCACGAGGTATAGGTTTAATCGGACTGGTTTGCTTTTGGATGACTTACGAGTATCTGCATCAAAGCTGGGATCTGGCTTTCCCGTGGATGACCTTGGGCAACGGTTTTGCCGTAAGTCATAAATGGATACAATGGTATGAATACACTGGCGTATATGGGGGTACTATCTGGATATGGGCCATCAATATCTTACTATTTTTACTCTACACCAGTTTGCGTGAAGCTCAGCCTAAAGCTTACCGGCAAAAGCTGGTAACTGCTTTTGTTTTAGTGCTGGTACTGCCGTTAGGCTTTTCCCTATATCGCTACTATAGCTTTCAGGAACAACCCGATCCATCTAACGTAGTGGTGGTACAACCTAACGTTAACCCGAATGCTAAATTCGGCACACCTAATCAGTTGGAAATTGATACGCTTACCCATTTGTCAGATTCCTTAGCACAGCCCAATACCGAATATTTTATTTGGCCGGAAACAGCTTTGGCTGAAGATATTGATGAAGACCAAATGCGAACCAATAGCGCCTATGCACAGGTTAAGCATTTTTTGGGACGGTATAAAAACGGCAATGTCATAACCGGTGTATCTTCTTCAAAAACCTATGAAGACCAGCGTACCATAACTGCCAGTACTATGCCGGGTGGCTTGTTTAAAGATTATTACAACGCAGCGGTTAATATTGAAAATTCCGAAAATATCCAGTTTTACCATAAATCTAAATTGGTGCCTGGCGCCGAGATGATTCCGTTCAGCAGCTTATCTTTTTTGCGGCCCGCTTTTGAACATTTAGGTGGGGCAGCCGGCAGCTTTGGCAGCCAGAAAGATGTAGGGGTATTTTATTCGCAAAGCGGCATTGGTGCCGATCCGGTAATTTGTTATGAGTCGATCTGGGGAGATTGGGTAGCCCGATCTGTACGTAAAGGCGCGCAGTTTATTGCCATTATTACCAACGATGGTTGGTGGGAAAATACGGCTGGCAAAGATCAGCATCTAGCTTATGCCAAATTGCGTGCTATTGAAAACCGCCGTTGGATTTGCCGTTCAGCCAATACCGGCATTTCTGCCTTTATCAATGAACGTGGCGATATTGTGCAGCATAGCGCATGGTGGGTCAGAACCGCTTTAAAGCAGGATATTAACTTAAATTCTGACTTTACCTTTTACACCCTGCATGGTGATTATCTGCCTAAAATAGCGATGTGGTTGTCGTTATTAGGTGCCATTTGGATTGTGTACAAGCGGGTGAGAAGATAA
- the rsmI gene encoding 16S rRNA (cytidine(1402)-2'-O)-methyltransferase — MTGKLYLVPTPIGNLEDMTYRAIRVLKEADLILAEDTRTSAPMLKHFGIQQKVFAHHQHNEHQSSTEIVRFLKEGKTIALISDAGTPAISDPGFYLVREALKNDLPVECLPGATAFVPALVNSGFPTDRFCFEGFLPLKKGRQTRYKFLAEEERTVILYESPHRLLKTLDEMALYFGAERLISVSRELTKLYEETVRGTVAEVKTHFETHPVKGEFVICIAGKV, encoded by the coding sequence ATGACCGGCAAACTTTATTTAGTACCCACGCCCATCGGCAACCTGGAAGATATGACCTACCGGGCTATCCGCGTTTTGAAGGAAGCCGACCTGATCCTGGCAGAAGATACACGCACTTCGGCCCCAATGCTTAAACATTTTGGCATTCAGCAAAAAGTGTTTGCCCACCATCAGCATAATGAACATCAATCGAGCACCGAGATTGTGCGCTTTTTAAAAGAAGGCAAAACAATAGCTTTAATATCTGATGCAGGTACACCGGCTATATCTGATCCTGGCTTTTATCTAGTCCGCGAAGCTTTAAAAAATGATTTGCCGGTTGAATGCCTGCCTGGTGCGACGGCCTTTGTACCGGCTTTGGTCAACTCTGGTTTCCCAACAGACCGCTTTTGTTTTGAAGGTTTTTTGCCGTTAAAAAAAGGCAGGCAAACCCGCTATAAGTTTTTGGCTGAAGAAGAACGAACTGTTATTCTGTACGAATCGCCTCACCGCTTATTGAAAACCTTAGATGAAATGGCCTTGTATTTTGGTGCGGAACGCTTGATTTCCGTATCGCGCGAATTGACTAAGCTGTATGAAGAAACGGTACGTGGCACCGTAGCTGAGGTAAAAACTCACTTTGAAACGCACCCGGTAAAAGGCGAGTTTGTAATTTGTATAGCTGGGAAAGTATAA
- the serS gene encoding serine--tRNA ligase, translated as MLQVSYIRDNREQVLERLAVKNFKQPELIDEIIKLDENRRQSQNRLDNTSAEANAAAKRIGELMRTGQKAEAEQLKSQTSAWKEEIKQLNEQLNTVEQELQQKIVLLPNLPHSSVPKGVSPEENEIVLENGEKPALPTGALPHWELAAKYDLIDFELGVKITGAGFPVYKGKGAKLQRALISFFLDEAEKAGYREMMLPLMVNEASGFGTGQLPDKEGQMYFVGQDNLYLIPTAEVPITNLYRDVILKADELPVMNCGYTPCFRREAGSYGAHVRGLNRLHQFDKVELVQVVHPETSYNVLEQMSAHVQGLLQKLGLPYRVLRLCGGDMSFTAALTYDMETWSAAQQRWLEVSSVSNFETFQSNRLKLRFRNAEGKTQLAHTLNGSALALPRIVATLLENNQTEQGIKVPEVLVPYTKFEWIS; from the coding sequence ATGCTGCAAGTTAGTTATATCCGTGACAACCGGGAACAGGTTTTAGAGCGTTTGGCTGTGAAAAATTTCAAACAGCCCGAACTAATTGATGAAATTATTAAGCTGGACGAGAATCGTCGGCAATCGCAAAACCGATTGGATAATACATCTGCTGAAGCTAATGCTGCTGCCAAGCGTATTGGTGAATTGATGCGTACCGGCCAGAAAGCGGAAGCCGAGCAACTAAAATCACAAACCAGCGCCTGGAAAGAGGAAATTAAACAACTGAACGAACAGTTAAATACGGTAGAGCAGGAACTACAACAAAAAATTGTACTGTTACCTAACCTGCCACATAGTTCCGTACCTAAAGGCGTAAGCCCCGAAGAGAACGAAATAGTGCTGGAAAATGGCGAAAAGCCAGCCTTGCCTACCGGTGCCCTGCCACATTGGGAGCTAGCCGCTAAATACGACCTGATTGATTTTGAGTTGGGTGTGAAAATCACTGGTGCCGGTTTCCCGGTTTATAAAGGTAAAGGAGCCAAGTTACAACGGGCTTTAATCAGTTTTTTTTTAGATGAAGCTGAGAAAGCCGGTTACCGGGAAATGATGCTGCCATTGATGGTGAATGAAGCTTCAGGTTTTGGTACCGGGCAGTTGCCAGATAAAGAAGGGCAGATGTACTTTGTAGGTCAGGATAATTTATACCTGATTCCGACTGCCGAAGTGCCGATTACCAATTTGTACCGTGATGTGATATTGAAAGCCGATGAGCTGCCGGTAATGAATTGCGGCTACACGCCATGTTTCCGTCGGGAGGCAGGTTCATACGGTGCGCACGTGCGTGGTTTAAACCGTTTGCACCAATTTGATAAAGTAGAATTAGTACAAGTTGTGCATCCAGAAACTTCATATAACGTTTTAGAGCAAATGAGCGCTCATGTGCAAGGCTTGTTGCAAAAGTTAGGTTTGCCTTACCGTGTACTGCGTTTATGTGGTGGCGATATGAGCTTTACCGCTGCTTTAACTTATGATATGGAAACCTGGAGTGCTGCACAGCAACGTTGGCTGGAAGTATCATCCGTATCTAATTTTGAAACTTTCCAGAGTAACCGCTTGAAGCTGCGTTTCCGTAATGCGGAAGGCAAAACTCAATTAGCTCATACGCTGAATGGCAGCGCTTTGGCTTTACCTCGTATTGTGGCTACTTTGCTGGAAAATAATCAAACCGAACAAGGTATTAAAGTGCCCGAAGTGCTGGTACCTTATACTAAGTTTGAGTGGATTAGCTAA
- a CDS encoding acetate/propionate family kinase, producing the protein MNIFVVNSGSSSIKYQLFKMPAKDPVCTGLVERIGLEKSTITHKVFLNGEEKVIKLTPEGGLPDHEAGLQQVNTLLTTGVLAVIQNPQDIQVVGHRIVHGGETFTTTTVIDAKVKEDLKQTFQLAPLHNPASYLGIEVAEKIFTQATQIGVFDTAFHQTLPPKAYRFAIPNQYYTDFNIRTYGFHGTSHKYVTEQAAAYLNKPENKFISIHLGNGCSMAAVNNGQSIDTSMGFGPLSGLIMGTRSGDIDATVVFYLVNQLGYDIDQVSNLLNKRSGMLGLTGQSDMRDITQAIESGDENAKLAYDMYAYRIKKYIGSYAAVLNGLDAIIFTAGVGENDALVRELVCTDLEYLGIRLNKEENQIRSKQIHDISAADSTVKILVVPTNEELEIARQCYDLVQ; encoded by the coding sequence ATGAACATTTTTGTCGTTAACTCGGGCAGTAGCTCTATCAAATATCAATTATTTAAAATGCCGGCAAAAGATCCGGTTTGTACCGGGCTGGTAGAGCGTATCGGACTCGAAAAATCAACCATCACCCATAAAGTATTTTTAAATGGTGAAGAGAAAGTAATTAAGCTTACTCCTGAAGGGGGCTTACCCGACCATGAAGCAGGTTTGCAACAGGTCAACACTTTACTTACTACCGGCGTGCTTGCCGTAATCCAAAACCCACAAGATATTCAAGTAGTAGGTCACCGCATTGTACATGGTGGCGAAACCTTTACCACGACCACTGTTATTGATGCGAAGGTAAAAGAAGACTTAAAACAAACCTTCCAGTTGGCACCCCTGCATAATCCGGCCAGCTATTTGGGCATTGAGGTAGCCGAAAAGATATTTACCCAAGCTACACAGATTGGGGTTTTTGACACGGCATTTCACCAAACTTTGCCACCTAAGGCTTACCGCTTTGCCATTCCAAACCAGTACTATACGGACTTTAACATTCGTACCTATGGGTTTCATGGTACCAGCCATAAATATGTAACAGAACAAGCTGCTGCTTATTTAAATAAACCGGAAAATAAATTCATCAGCATTCACCTGGGTAATGGTTGCAGTATGGCAGCCGTGAATAATGGTCAATCAATAGATACCAGTATGGGCTTTGGCCCGTTAAGCGGCCTGATTATGGGTACCCGTTCGGGAGATATTGATGCAACTGTTGTTTTTTATCTGGTCAACCAATTAGGCTATGATATTGACCAGGTAAGCAATTTATTGAACAAACGTAGCGGTATGCTGGGATTAACCGGTCAGAGCGATATGCGGGATATTACCCAAGCCATTGAAAGTGGCGATGAAAACGCCAAATTGGCTTACGATATGTATGCTTACCGCATTAAAAAATACATCGGTTCTTATGCCGCTGTACTCAATGGCCTGGATGCTATAATTTTTACGGCCGGCGTAGGTGAAAATGATGCTCTGGTAAGAGAGCTGGTTTGTACTGATCTGGAATACTTAGGTATCCGTTTAAATAAAGAAGAAAACCAGATACGCTCTAAACAAATACATGATATCAGCGCCGCTGATTCGACCGTAAAGATTTTGGTAGTGCCAACCAACGAGGAGTTGGAAATTGCACGTCAGTGCTATGATTTAGTACAATAA
- the pta gene encoding phosphate acetyltransferase, which translates to MIKTVFITSTEPYSGKSIVSLGLINMLLGKAQKIGFFKPIVSRSASERKSDHIQTILKYFDLPISYEDASAFSWEEAMHQSETESQGELIDTIIRKYKQLEDKYDFTVVEGTDYQSESTAFEFEVNASIAKNLGAPVIAVISGENKTTAQIVNAAITVMRNFESREIQVLALVANKVSSEQINDVNELLTAQLPEHVILAIIPATTGLQAPTMQEIYDELTDCKLLFGKEHLSNQVDNFVTGAMQVPNFLNYIKENVLITTPGDRGDIIIAALQANLSTSYPRIAGIVLTAGAEPEEPILRLIEGLQTVVPILAVKTGTFQTTTQIGNIRSRITSDNTKKIQLAIDAFNKYVDVPKLDERMVTFKYAGGITPRMFQYQLTNWAKKQKKHIVLPEGNDERILRAAARLISQEIVTLTLLGNPDDIMANIKRIGLNLDVNKINIVNPAASDNYQDYVNTLYELRKNKNVNLEMATDMMTDVSYYGTMMVYKGHADGMVSGAVHTTQHTIRPALQFVKTKPGISVVSSVFFMCLPDRVSVFGDCAVNPNPTAEQLAEIAISSAESSSRFGIEPRIAMLSYSSGTSGEGEDVEKVRRATEIVKAKRPDLKVEGPIQYDAAVDPIVGKSKLPGSEVAGQASVLIFPDLNTGNNTYKAVQRETGALAIGPMLQGLNKPVNDLSRGCTVDDIFNTVIITAIQAQE; encoded by the coding sequence ATGATAAAAACTGTTTTTATTACCAGTACCGAGCCCTACAGTGGTAAATCCATTGTATCTTTAGGCTTAATCAATATGCTGTTAGGCAAAGCGCAAAAAATCGGTTTTTTCAAGCCCATTGTTAGTCGCAGTGCTTCCGAACGCAAAAGCGACCACATACAAACTATTTTGAAGTACTTCGACCTGCCCATCAGCTACGAAGATGCCAGTGCCTTTAGCTGGGAAGAAGCTATGCACCAGTCGGAAACGGAAAGCCAGGGCGAACTGATTGATACCATTATCCGCAAGTACAAGCAACTGGAAGATAAATATGATTTTACGGTAGTAGAAGGCACCGATTACCAAAGTGAGAGCACCGCTTTTGAGTTTGAGGTAAACGCCTCAATAGCAAAGAACCTGGGCGCTCCGGTTATTGCGGTAATATCTGGCGAAAATAAAACCACAGCCCAGATTGTAAATGCCGCCATTACGGTAATGCGCAATTTTGAATCGCGCGAGATACAGGTATTGGCCTTGGTAGCCAACAAAGTTAGTTCCGAGCAGATTAATGACGTTAACGAATTGCTGACGGCACAATTACCAGAGCATGTTATACTGGCTATTATTCCGGCTACTACAGGTTTACAAGCCCCTACCATGCAGGAAATTTATGATGAACTAACCGACTGTAAACTCCTGTTTGGTAAAGAACATTTAAGTAACCAGGTAGATAATTTTGTAACCGGGGCCATGCAGGTGCCTAACTTCCTGAACTACATTAAAGAGAATGTACTGATTACCACTCCTGGCGACCGCGGTGATATTATTATTGCAGCCCTACAGGCTAACCTTTCAACCAGCTACCCCAGAATAGCGGGCATTGTACTTACAGCAGGTGCCGAGCCTGAAGAACCTATTTTGCGGCTGATTGAGGGTCTGCAAACGGTAGTACCTATTCTGGCGGTAAAAACAGGCACATTCCAGACCACTACGCAAATTGGCAACATACGGTCGAGAATTACATCTGATAATACTAAGAAAATACAGCTAGCTATTGATGCCTTTAACAAATACGTGGATGTACCTAAGCTGGACGAGCGTATGGTTACCTTTAAGTATGCCGGTGGCATAACGCCACGCATGTTCCAGTACCAGCTTACCAACTGGGCCAAAAAGCAGAAAAAGCATATTGTGCTGCCCGAAGGTAACGATGAACGTATTTTACGTGCCGCTGCCCGCCTCATCAGCCAGGAAATTGTCACCTTAACCTTGTTAGGCAACCCGGATGATATTATGGCCAACATTAAACGTATTGGCCTGAACCTGGATGTTAACAAAATAAACATTGTTAACCCTGCCGCTTCAGACAATTACCAGGATTACGTAAATACCTTGTACGAACTACGTAAAAACAAAAACGTAAACCTGGAAATGGCTACTGATATGATGACCGACGTATCTTATTATGGTACTATGATGGTCTATAAAGGCCATGCTGATGGCATGGTATCGGGCGCGGTGCATACCACGCAGCATACCATACGACCGGCATTGCAATTTGTGAAAACCAAACCGGGCATTTCGGTAGTATCTTCTGTATTCTTCATGTGCCTGCCTGACCGGGTATCGGTTTTTGGCGATTGTGCCGTAAACCCGAACCCTACTGCTGAACAACTGGCCGAAATTGCTATTTCTTCAGCCGAAAGCAGCAGCCGGTTTGGTATTGAGCCTCGTATTGCCATGCTCTCTTACTCGTCGGGTACCTCGGGCGAGGGTGAGGATGTAGAGAAAGTGCGCCGGGCTACCGAGATTGTGAAAGCTAAACGCCCCGACCTGAAAGTGGAAGGGCCTATTCAGTATGATGCTGCCGTTGACCCGATTGTGGGTAAAAGCAAGCTACCAGGTTCGGAAGTTGCCGGACAGGCCAGCGTACTCATCTTCCCGGACTTAAACACAGGTAACAACACCTACAAGGCCGTACAGCGTGAAACGGGTGCATTGGCTATTGGCCCTATGCTGCAAGGCTTAAACAAGCCCGTAAACGATTTAAGTCGTGGCTGTACTGTAGATGATATTTTTAACACCGTAATTATTACCGCTATACAGGCGCAAGAGTAG
- a CDS encoding DUF892 family protein: MSTIHDSDNVNLTSFFVHHINRLYFAKEHLLNKVPELQRISNFKKLNLVLDEMVEDLQQQLNRIELMLNLLDKNLDFEAARSMNNVVDCAYHDIRTGSDNQPTDLSLLYYLEIMEGIEMSCFKMLRMAAVKIGNRQVNQLLRENYDDAKDMRTLLLLIATELIAK, translated from the coding sequence ATGTCAACTATTCATGATTCTGATAATGTGAACCTCACAAGCTTTTTTGTTCACCATATCAATCGATTGTATTTTGCTAAGGAACACTTGTTAAATAAAGTTCCAGAGCTACAAAGAATCAGTAATTTTAAAAAGCTAAATCTTGTACTGGATGAGATGGTTGAAGATTTACAGCAGCAGCTTAATCGAATTGAGTTGATGCTCAATTTGCTTGATAAAAATTTAGATTTTGAAGCAGCTCGTTCTATGAACAATGTTGTAGATTGTGCTTACCACGATATACGCACTGGAAGCGATAATCAGCCTACCGATCTTTCATTATTGTATTACTTGGAAATAATGGAAGGTATTGAAATGTCGTGCTTTAAAATGCTGCGAATGGCTGCCGTGAAAATCGGCAACCGGCAGGTAAACCAACTACTGCGTGAAAACTACGACGATGCCAAAGACATGCGAACCCTTTTGCTATTGATTGCTACAGAACTTATAGCCAAGTGA
- a CDS encoding response regulator: MAKRLFIIDDDEDILEILSIVFEDEGYNVVTANNSDAANYILELSPDLILLDVRIAGSPKSGLQICQELKSRQTTCNIPIILISAEHNLALLASNCHADSYVNKPFEITDLLQTVAQYV; encoded by the coding sequence ATGGCCAAACGATTGTTTATTATTGATGATGACGAGGATATACTAGAAATATTAAGCATCGTTTTTGAAGATGAAGGGTATAATGTAGTTACCGCCAATAACAGCGATGCTGCAAATTATATCCTGGAGCTCTCCCCTGATTTAATTTTACTTGATGTTCGTATTGCCGGCTCTCCTAAGTCTGGATTGCAGATATGCCAGGAACTCAAATCTCGACAAACTACCTGTAACATTCCAATCATATTAATTTCAGCAGAACATAACCTAGCCTTGTTGGCAAGCAATTGCCACGCAGACAGTTACGTTAACAAACCATTTGAGATTACTGACTTGCTGCAAACAGTAGCTCAGTACGTATAA